One segment of Panicum virgatum strain AP13 chromosome 3K, P.virgatum_v5, whole genome shotgun sequence DNA contains the following:
- the LOC120700069 gene encoding uncharacterized protein LOC120700069 isoform X1 translates to MAPVRRRIEIDWQEVFTSARSSPDREANVFFASPTARPEKRRGPPYPTRRLWGLRGKLEQRRRECCPGVVAGDGAPGRVTRAAAKADDVGECLFQGDEREGEGTSASAAKKSRKLDIEKEDALLHMLGEVNKSLQASLKSGEPVQVPESTSPEEIFEALRGIPRLARADLLQAYSVLIRDDRQFRSLMALPKNMLKEWVLMEIGST, encoded by the exons ATggcgcccgtgcgccgccggatCGAGATCGACTGGCAGGAGGTTTTCACCAGCGCCCGCTCGTCCCCCGACCGCGAGGCCAACGTCTTCTTCGCGTCCCCGACCGCGAGGCCCGAGAAGCGGCGTGGGCCCCCCTACCCCACCAGGAGGCTCTGGGGCCTGCGCGGGAAGCTCGAGCAGCGGCGCCGCGAGTGCTGCCCCGGCGTGGTCGCGGGTGACGGGGCGCCCGGCCGGGTGACGCGCGCTGCCGCGAAG GCTGATGATGTCGGGGAATGCCTGTTTCAGGGAGATGAGCGCGAAGGGGAAGGTACCTCTGCATCCGCTGCAAAGAAATCACGCAAGCTTG ATATTGAGAAAGAAGATGCACTTCTCCACATGCTTGGTGAAGTCAACAAATCACTTCAAGCATCTTTGAAGTCTGGTGAACCTGTACAGGTGCCAGAAAGCACCTCCCCTGAAGAAATCTTTGAGGCGCTGAGAGGGATACCCAGATTGGCCCGTGCCGACCTGCTGCAAGCCTATAGTGTGCTTATTCGGGATGATCGTCAGTTCAGATCTCTTATGGCACTCCCCAAAAACATGTTGAAGGAATGGGTGCTCATGGAAATTGGAAGCACATGA
- the LOC120700068 gene encoding zinc finger MYM-type protein 1-like, which yields MSGEFRSFQKTWYDEFDWLEYSEYKDAAYCLYCYLFFNSAKPEKFGSSVFAHQGYVNWKKAKDTFNNHNVCKTHVEARLKCEDFMNQKTNVGRKLVQISKEEEKRYEIRLTASLGVARFLIMQGDAFRGHDESSTSLNKGTYREMIDWYKDKVEIVKEAYEKGSKNCQMLSPDIQKDLTKACAEEVTSVIMDEIRGKKFSVLIDESRDVSIKEQMAVILRFVNDEGKVMERFLGLQHVQSCTAIALKEALVRMLSSHNLSISMLRGQGYDGASNMRGEFNGVQKLIRDENPYAFYVHCFAHQLQLVVVTVSTSSADIADFFNYVPLIVNNVGASCMRKDALLAKHHDVLLEKIENGEIMTGRGLNQ from the exons ATGAGTGGTGAATTTAGATCTTTTCAGAAGACTTGGTATGATGAGTTTGATTGGCTAGAGTATAGTGAGTACAAGGATGCAGCTTATTGCTTGTATTGCTATCTTTTCTTTAATTCGGCAAAGCCTGAAAAGTTTGGTAGTTCGGTCTTTGCACATCAAGGTTATGTGAATTGGAAAAAAGCTAAGGATACTTTTAATAACCACAATGTTTGCAAGACTCATGTAGAAGCTAGGCTAAAGTGTGAAGACTTTATGAACCAAAAGACAAATGTGGGTAGAAAATTAGTTCAAATTagcaaggaggaagaaaaacGTTATGAGATTCGATTGACAGCTTCCTTAGGTGTTGCAAGATTTCTCATAATGCAAGGGGATGCTTTCCGTGGACATGATGAGTCTTCTACTTCCCTTAACAAGGGTACATACAGAGAAATGATTGATTGGTACAAAGATAAGGTTGAGATAGTGAAGGAGGCATATGAAAAAGGTTCTAAAAATTGTCAAATGTTATCTCCTGATATACAGAAGGATCTTACAAAAGCTTGTGCAGAAGAAGTCACGAGTGTCATCATGGATGAGATTCGGGGTAAAAAATTCTCAGTGCTTATTGATGAGTCTCGAGATGTATCAATAAAGGAGCAAATGGCAGTGATTCTAAG GTTTGTGAATGATGAAGGGAAAGTGATGGAGAGATTTCTTGGACTTCAGCATGTTCAGAGTTGCACAGCTATTGCATTGAAAGAAGCTTTGGTCCGTATGCTTTCAAGTCATAATTTGTCAATCTCTATGCTTCGTGGGCAAGGGTATGATGGAGCTTCTAATATGAGAGGTGAATTTAATGGGGTGCAGAAGTTGATTCGTGATGAGAATCCTTATGCTTTCTATGTGCATTGTTTTGCCCATCAATTGCAACTAGTGGTTGTTACTGTTTCAACATCTAGTGCAGATATTGCAGATTTCTTTAACTATGTTCCTTTAATAGTCAACAATGTGGGTGCATCTTGTATGAGAAAGGATGCTTTACTTGCAAAGCATCATGATGTGTTGCTAGAAAAGATTGAGAATGGTGAGATTATGACCGGAAGAGGTTTAAACCAGTAA
- the LOC120700069 gene encoding uncharacterized protein LOC120700069 isoform X2, with product MAPVRRRIEIDWQEVFTSARSSPDREANVFFASPTARPEKRRGPPYPTRRLWGLRGKLEQRRRECCPGVVAGDGAPGRVTRAAAKGDEREGEGTSASAAKKSRKLDIEKEDALLHMLGEVNKSLQASLKSGEPVQVPESTSPEEIFEALRGIPRLARADLLQAYSVLIRDDRQFRSLMALPKNMLKEWVLMEIGST from the exons ATggcgcccgtgcgccgccggatCGAGATCGACTGGCAGGAGGTTTTCACCAGCGCCCGCTCGTCCCCCGACCGCGAGGCCAACGTCTTCTTCGCGTCCCCGACCGCGAGGCCCGAGAAGCGGCGTGGGCCCCCCTACCCCACCAGGAGGCTCTGGGGCCTGCGCGGGAAGCTCGAGCAGCGGCGCCGCGAGTGCTGCCCCGGCGTGGTCGCGGGTGACGGGGCGCCCGGCCGGGTGACGCGCGCTGCCGCGAAG GGAGATGAGCGCGAAGGGGAAGGTACCTCTGCATCCGCTGCAAAGAAATCACGCAAGCTTG ATATTGAGAAAGAAGATGCACTTCTCCACATGCTTGGTGAAGTCAACAAATCACTTCAAGCATCTTTGAAGTCTGGTGAACCTGTACAGGTGCCAGAAAGCACCTCCCCTGAAGAAATCTTTGAGGCGCTGAGAGGGATACCCAGATTGGCCCGTGCCGACCTGCTGCAAGCCTATAGTGTGCTTATTCGGGATGATCGTCAGTTCAGATCTCTTATGGCACTCCCCAAAAACATGTTGAAGGAATGGGTGCTCATGGAAATTGGAAGCACATGA